One region of Oryza sativa Japonica Group chromosome 10, ASM3414082v1 genomic DNA includes:
- the LOC107277392 gene encoding transcription factor ILI7, whose protein sequence is MSRRSRSRASSAARITDEQIGDLVSKLQALLPEARLRSNDRVPSARVLQETCSYIRSLHREVDDLSERLAELLAAADVSTAQAAVIRGLLM, encoded by the exons ATGTCCAGGCGGAGCAGGTCGAGGGCGTCATCGGCGGCGAGGATCACCGACGAGCAGATCGGCGACCTCGTCTCCAAGCTCCAGGCCCTCCTCCCCGAGGCTCGCCTCCGCAGCAACGACAGG GTGCCGTCGGCGAGGGTGCTGCAGGAGACGTGCAGCTACATCCGGAGCCTGCACCGGGAGGTGGACGACCTCAGCGAGCGCCTCGCcgagctgctcgccgccgccgacgtcagcACCGCGCAGGCCGCCGTCATCCGCGGCCTGCTCATGTAg